In a single window of the Streptacidiphilus sp. P02-A3a genome:
- a CDS encoding DUF6615 family protein yields the protein MTDSLGQSDERLDQFAGVLLDRCRWVHKRLLDSDRFGVNLQEETLTEDLLLDIAMEMAPFDLKVEMFSKPREGREGADWEWWFGGRQWFGVRVQAKRLRRIGGRLGYDLDYRIGRGGSGPLQVEVFRDRAREAGLAAAYVFYNGPVDLNQFWWDCDRLPREPENFGVSVLPVAVARALVQDGTVDFGTVANASHPWPCLVSSGSGPWPFGCGFWPFEPPPWVDSPDPVDLDQVVARRFFALTHEGLRWVNRPANEVWSRYVRMRVDQYCRAEPPDYVRRLLEGGRDIAEAVPPEVGAISVFCSC from the coding sequence ATGACGGACAGTCTTGGTCAGTCGGATGAGCGTCTGGATCAGTTTGCCGGAGTCTTGCTCGATCGATGCCGCTGGGTGCACAAGCGCTTGCTGGACAGTGACCGATTCGGTGTGAACCTTCAGGAGGAGACACTCACCGAGGATCTGTTGCTGGACATCGCCATGGAGATGGCGCCGTTCGACCTCAAAGTCGAGATGTTTTCCAAGCCCCGTGAGGGGCGGGAGGGGGCGGACTGGGAGTGGTGGTTCGGAGGGCGGCAGTGGTTCGGAGTTCGGGTCCAGGCGAAGCGGCTCCGGCGTATAGGCGGTCGACTTGGCTATGACTTGGACTACCGGATTGGGCGCGGTGGCAGTGGCCCGTTGCAGGTCGAGGTGTTCCGAGACAGGGCGCGTGAGGCGGGGTTGGCTGCCGCCTATGTCTTCTACAACGGGCCTGTCGATCTGAACCAGTTCTGGTGGGACTGTGATCGGCTTCCGCGTGAGCCGGAGAACTTCGGGGTCAGCGTTCTGCCCGTGGCTGTCGCGCGTGCGCTTGTCCAGGACGGCACTGTGGACTTCGGCACGGTCGCCAACGCATCGCACCCGTGGCCGTGCCTCGTGTCCTCCGGCAGTGGACCTTGGCCCTTCGGCTGTGGATTCTGGCCGTTTGAACCACCGCCGTGGGTGGATTCGCCTGACCCAGTAGATCTCGATCAGGTAGTAGCCCGTCGCTTTTTCGCTTTGACCCATGAGGGGTTGAGGTGGGTCAATCGTCCCGCCAACGAAGTCTGGAGCCGCTATGTACGGATGCGGGTCGACCAGTACTGTCGGGCTGAACCACCCGACTATGTGAGGCGATTGCTCGAAGGTGGCCGCGACATCGCTGAGGCGGTGCCTCCGGAGGTCGGCGCGATCAGTGTCTTTTGCAGTTGCTGA